A single genomic interval of Terriglobia bacterium harbors:
- a CDS encoding type IV pilus twitching motility protein PilT translates to MGVTMHQLLKTLVDQGGTDLHITTNSPPQIRIDGKMVPLQLPPFTASETKQLVYSVLTDNQKHRLEETLELDFSFGVKGLARFRANVFFQRGAVAGAFRTIPWEMRTFKDLGLADIVSDLCEKPRGLILVTGPTGSGKSTTLAAMLDKVNAERHEHIVTIEDPIEYLHSHKKCLVNQRELHADTHSFANALRSVLRQDPDVVLIGEMRDLETIESALRIAETGHLTFATLHTNSAAQTINRIIDVFPAHQQSQIRAQLSFVLEGIMCQALLPRANGHGRVLAMEILIPNSAIRNLIREDKVHQIYSAMQTGQTHFGMQTFNQSLATLYFKKQITLQLAISMTSNPDELQEMINRGAGLIHTPTTVAAAAQRGPAARR, encoded by the coding sequence ATGGGCGTCACGATGCACCAGCTGCTCAAGACCCTGGTGGACCAGGGGGGAACCGATCTGCACATCACGACGAACTCGCCCCCCCAGATCCGGATCGACGGGAAGATGGTCCCGCTGCAGCTCCCTCCGTTCACCGCGTCCGAGACGAAGCAGCTCGTGTACAGCGTGCTCACCGACAACCAGAAGCACCGGCTGGAGGAGACGCTGGAGCTCGACTTCTCCTTCGGCGTCAAGGGCCTCGCGCGATTCAGGGCCAACGTGTTCTTCCAGCGGGGCGCCGTGGCGGGGGCGTTCCGGACCATCCCATGGGAGATGAGGACCTTCAAGGACCTGGGGTTGGCGGACATCGTCTCCGACCTGTGCGAGAAGCCCCGAGGGCTGATCCTGGTCACGGGCCCCACCGGCTCGGGCAAGTCCACGACGCTTGCGGCGATGCTGGACAAGGTCAACGCCGAGCGGCACGAGCACATCGTGACGATCGAGGACCCCATCGAGTACCTCCACTCCCACAAGAAGTGCCTGGTCAACCAGCGGGAGCTGCACGCGGACACCCACTCGTTCGCCAATGCCCTGCGCTCGGTGCTTCGTCAGGACCCGGACGTGGTGCTCATCGGCGAGATGCGGGACCTGGAGACGATCGAGTCCGCGCTGCGCATCGCGGAGACCGGCCACCTCACCTTCGCGACCCTCCACACCAACTCCGCCGCGCAGACCATCAACCGGATCATCGACGTGTTCCCCGCACACCAACAGTCCCAGATCCGTGCGCAGCTGTCGTTCGTGCTCGAGGGGATCATGTGCCAGGCGCTGCTTCCCCGCGCCAACGGCCACGGGCGCGTCCTGGCCATGGAGATCCTGATTCCCAATTCCGCCATCCGCAACCTGATCCGGGAGGACAAGGTCCACCAGATCTACTCCGCGATGCAGACCGGGCAGACGCACTTCGGGATGCAGACCTTCAACCAGTCCCTGGCCACGCTCTACTTCAAGAAGCAGATCACCCTGCAGCTGGCGATCTCCATGACCTCAAACCCCGACGAGCTGCAGGAGATGATCAACCGGGGGGCGGGCCTGATCCACACCCCCACCACCGTCGCCGCCGCCGCCCAGCGCGGGCCGGCCGCACGGCGCTGA